A genomic region of Gadus macrocephalus chromosome 5, ASM3116895v1 contains the following coding sequences:
- the LOC132457992 gene encoding homeobox protein six1b, which yields MSILPSFGFTQEQVACVCEVLQQGGNLERLGRFLWSLPACDHLHKNESVLKAKAVVAFHRGNFRELYKILESHQFSPHNHPKLQQLWLKAHYVEAEKLRGRPLGAVGKYRVRRKFPLPRTIWDGEETSYCFKEKSRGVLREWYTHNPYPSPREKRELAEATGLTTTQVSNWFKNRRQRDRAAEAKERENSENNNSGNNKQNQLSPLDGGKSLMSSSEDEFSPPQSPDHSSVLLLQGNMSHPGASSYPMSGLGGPQSVHGLHGHPHQLQDSLLGPLTSSLVDLGS from the exons ATGTCTATATTACCGTCCTTCGGTTTTACGCAGGAGCAAGTGGCCTGCGTGTGCGAGGTCCTCCAGCAAGGGGGGAACCTGGAGCGGCTAGGGCGGTTCCTCTGGTCCCTGCCCGCCTGCGACCACCTCCACAAGAACGAGAGTGTCCTCAAAGCCAAGGCGGTGGTGGCCTTCCACCGGGGCAACTTCAGGGAGCTCTACAAGATCCTTGAGAGCCACCAGTTCTCGCCGCACAATCACCCGAAGCTGCAGCAGCTGTGGCTGAAGGCGCACTACGTGGAGGCGGAGAAGCTGCGTGGCCGGCCGCTCGGAGCGGTGGGGAAGTACCGCGTGAGGAGGAAATTCCCCCTGCCACGCACTATATGGGACGGCGAGGAGACCAGCTACTGCTTTAAGGAGAAGTCCAGGGGCGTTCTGAGGGAATGGTACACGCACAACCCTTACCCGTCTCCCCGGGAGAAGCGGGAGCTAGCCGAGGCCACCGGGCTGACCACCACGCAGGTCAGCAACTGGTTCAAAAACCGGCGCCAGAGGGACCGGGCGGCCGAAGCCAAAGAAAG GGAAAACAgtgaaaacaacaacagcggcaacaacaaacagaaccaGCTGTCTCCGCTGGACGGCGGGAAGTCGCTCATGTCCAGCTCGGAGGACGAGTTCTCCCCCCCGCAGAGCCCCGACCACAGCTCGGTGCTTTTGCTCCAGGGGAACATGTCCCATCCCGGGGCCTCGTCCTACCCCATGTCGGGGCTCGGAGGGCCGCAGTCGGTCCACGGCCTGCACGGACACCCGCACCAGCTCCAAGACTCGTTGCTGGGACCGCTGACTTCCAGCCTTGTGGATCTAGGCTCGTAA
- the six4a gene encoding homeobox protein SIX4a translates to MSSSLREVTTANDIKKENVKSDKGECIKLLALDTAELSMERSATSHPDTVHGDLLVSASSSLAFSPEQVACVCEALQQGGNVDRLARFLWSLPQSDLLRGNESILKAQALVAFHQARYQELYSILENHSFSPSNHSALQDLWYKARYTEAEKARGRPLGAVDKYRLRRKYPLPRTIWDGEETVYCFKERSRNALKDLYKHNRYPSPAEKRNLAKITGLSLTQVSNWFKNRRQRDRNPSEAQSKSESDGNHSTEDESSKGQEELSPRPLSNSSDGTITHGNAPLHGGSLDGGGVVIQQIGDIKMPPHSGSGGLYNGGLGSGNGNGGTFHTGGSPYLHGPGNILFNGLNLGLQPLAFSPLRPSGGVLLGCPGMDMQMGQQGQDKGLGGSPEDSNLQYSPYSAGCGSRGDVKLEGVHGMGGVQNGGASVLTFSSSSGGLHMGGYGLVGGPGAGSDGDGATLLDRDVGLPPLQLPSASSSSSIAQGNMPLNNVSSSSKDSFQQQDKLSMAPLHHSTVLYSMGGGGSHASIKKEPQEGGGGGGGGGYASYHHGLHLDPDGQVSYAPGHGEGPRPRHNVSSSSPEPEVYTTLTVSTPLMAQTDPNGHHLQPHSEYPSSAAHLLASTMNSGYMSLSEGKGEGVRGVSDMVRAMCGEMEAVEGKELAKLQTVQMDEDMADL, encoded by the exons ATGTCTTCTTCTCTCAGAGAAGTCACAACAGCGAATGACATCAAGAAGGAAAATGTAAAGTCGGACAAAGGAGAGTGCATCAAGCTGCTCGCTCTGGACACCGCGGAGTTGTCTATGGAGCGAAGCGCAACTTCGCACCCAGACACGGTCCACGGGGATCTACTGGTGAGCGCCTCCTCCTCGCTGGCCTTTTCCCCGGAGCAAGTGGCGTGCGTGTGCGAGGCGTTGCAACAGGGAGGCAATGTGGACCGGCTGGCCAGGTTTCTATGGTCCTTACCGCAGAGTGACCTGTTACGCGGCAACGAGAGCATACTGAAGGCGCAGGCCCTGGTGGCGTTCCACCAGGCCCGCTACCAGGAGCTGTACAGCATCCTGGAGAACCACAGCTTCAGCCCCTCCAACCACTCGGCGCTGCAGGACCTGTGGTACAAGGCGCGCTACACCGAGGCGGAGAAGGCGCGCGGGAGACCCCTGGGCGCCGTGGACAAGTACCGTCTCCGGAGGAAGTACCCTCTGCCTCGGACTATCTGGGACGGGGAGGAGACCGTGTATTGTTTCAAGGAGAGGTCCCGGAACGCACTGAAGGATCTGTACAAGCACAACCGGTACCCATCTCCCGCGGAGAAGAGGAACTTGGCCAAGATCACGGGACTCTCCTTGACTCAGGTCAGCAACTGGTTCAAGAACCGGCGGCAGCGGGACAGGAACCCGTCCGAGGCGCAGTCCAAGAG TGAGTCGGATGGGAACCACAGCACAGAGGACGAGTCCAGCAAAGGCCAGGAGGAGctctccccccgtcccctctcCAACTCCTCCGACGGGACCATCACCCACGGCAACGCCCCCCTCCACGGGGGGTCCCTGGACGGCGGCGGCGTGGTCATCCAGCAGATCGGGGACATCAAGATGCCCCCCCACTCGGGCAGCGGCGGCCTCTACAACGGGGGCCTGGGGAGCGGCAACGGCAACGGCGGCACCTTCCACACCGGCGGCTCGCCGTACCTCCATGGCCCGGGGAACATCCTGTTCAACGGGCTGAACCTGGGCCTGCAGCCGCTGGCCTTCAGCCCGCTGCGGCCCAGCGGAGGGGTGCTGCTGGGCTGCCCCGGGATGGACATGCAGATGGGGCAACAGGGACAGGACAAGGGGCTGGGAGGGTCCCCCGAGGACTCGAACCTGCAGTACAGCCCCTACTCCGCGGGCTGCGGCAGCAGGGGGGACGTGAAGCTGGAGGGGGTCCACGGCATGGGGGGGGTCCAGAACGGGGGCGCCTCCGTGCTGACCTTCAGCTCCTCGTCGGGCGGGCTCCACATGGGGGGCTACGGCCTGGTGGGGGGGCCCGGTGCCGGGTCGGACGGGGACGGAGCCACGCTGCTGGACCGGGACGTGGGTCTTCCTCCCCTGCAGCtcccctcagcctcctcctcctcctccatagcACAAG gtAACATGCCGCTGAACAacgtcagctcctcctccaaggACTCCTTCCAGCAGCAGGACAAGCTGAGCATGGCCCCGCTGCACCACAGCACCGTGCTGTACAGcatgggcggcggcggcagccacGCCTCCATCAAGAAGGAGCCCCAggagggcgggggcgggggcgggggcgggggctacGCCTCCTACCACCACGGCCTCCACCTGGACCCCGACGGGCAGGTCAGCTACGCCCCCGGCCACGGGGAGGGGCCCCGGCCGCGGCACAACGTCAGCTCGTCCAGCCCCGAGCCGGAGGTGTACACCACCCTCACGGTCAGCACCCCCCTCATGGCCCAGACGGACCCCAACGGGCACCACCTGCAGCCCCACTCAGAGTACCCGTCGAGCGCCGCGCACCTGCTGGCCTCCACCATGAACAGCGGCTACATGAGCCTGTCGGAGGGCAAGGGGGAGGGCGTGCGAGGGGTGAGCGACATGGTGCGGGCCATGTGCGGGGagatggaggcggtggaggggaAGGAGCTGGCCAAGCTACAGACAGTGCAGATGGACGAGGACATGGCCGACCTTTAG